GAGGGTCGTCTTCGTCGGATCAGCAGGCGGCCTCGTGCCGGGGATGCGGATAGGCGACCTTCTCCTTCCCACCGCATCGGTCGCAGGCGACGGGTTCAGCAGGTACCTTTCCGATGGTTCGGTCGCCTGGGCAGGTCCTCCCGGTGCCGCAACCCCCGACCCCGCCGTCCTCGAGAACCTCAGGAGCCTCTGCCGGCTGCACTCGGAGGGCATCGACACGACCGTCCACGAGGGCAGGGTCTTCTCGACGGACAGCATCGTGGCGCAGTTCCATCATCTCGGCGAGATGACGCACGACCTCGGCTGCACCGGGATCGAGATGGAGACAGCCGCCGTGTTCAGGGCGGCCGCCCTGACAGGCATCTCCGCAGGCGCCCTCCTGCAGATCTCGGATGTCATCCCTGACAGGAAGTCTCTCTTCTCCGGGCGCGATGAGACTGACAGGCAGCGTCGCAGGAGCCTGCGGAGGGGAGTGCTCGCCCGGGCGGCGCTCGGGGCGCTGGTGCCGGCCTGCCCGGCGGGGTGACATCTCTGGGAGCTGGAGGGTCGAGCGTCCCTGCGGTTTGACGGGCGGGCCGGGTTCATTCATCGTTGATCACGCGATCGGCGTCTCTTAGAGGAGGGTCCGATGAAGCATCAGCTCCTCTGCATTCCAGCCCTTGCATGCGCAACAGCCTCGACGCTGCATGTGCCATCGGCGTATCCCGGCATCCAGGACGCCATCGACGCGTCCTCGGACGGAGACACGGTTCTCGTGGCGCCGGGCATCTATCAGGAGAACATCCGGTTCCTGGGGAAGGCGGTCGTGCTGATCAGCGAGTCGGGATATGCCCTCACCACCATCGATGGCAGCGACCCGGCCGATCCCGACTCGGGGAGCGTGGTATCCTTCATCGACGGCGAGGGTCCCGGCTCCGAGCTCACGGGCTTCACTGTTACCGGCGGGACGGGAACCCAGTCCGGCACGAACCGGAGGGGGAGAGGTGTCTTCTGCCTGGGTTCGTCTCCGACGATACGTGAGAACCTGGTCACGGGGAACTCGATCTTCTCCGTGGACAACAGCTATGGCGCGGGAGTGCTCTGCTCGACCTCCGACGCCTCGGTCGAGGGGAACGTCATATCCTCCAACTCGGCCGGCTCCCAGAACGGGCACGGATACGGAGGCGGGATCTGCTTCGTGCTGGGCTCGTCTCCAGACATCTCGCACAATCACGTCTTAGGGAACCAGGCGACCTACGGCGGCGGGATCTACGGCAAGCACGAATCATACGCCGTCATAACGAACAACGCCGTCTACTGGAACTCCGCCTTCGGGGGAGGCGGGCTCTGCTGCAACGCGGGTATAACACCCGAGGTCTGCAACAACTCGTTCTGCTACAACGAGGCCTCCGC
The window above is part of the Candidatus Fermentibacter sp. genome. Proteins encoded here:
- a CDS encoding T9SS type A sorting domain-containing protein encodes the protein MKHQLLCIPALACATASTLHVPSAYPGIQDAIDASSDGDTVLVAPGIYQENIRFLGKAVVLISESGYALTTIDGSDPADPDSGSVVSFIDGEGPGSELTGFTVTGGTGTQSGTNRRGRGVFCLGSSPTIRENLVTGNSIFSVDNSYGAGVLCSTSDASVEGNVISSNSAGSQNGHGYGGGICFVLGSSPDISHNHVLGNQATYGGGIYGKHESYAVITNNAVYWNSAFGGGGLCCNAGITPEVCNNSFCYNEASAEGGGVWSTESDVVLMNDIIWGNGAPSGTQIWAGDGSAVDLEYCDVQYGEDSVYCHPGASMTWGAGIIDAAPGFAPGPLSPFQLSGSESPCADAGNPSTAYCDPEDPANPGSALWPALGTVINDMGAYGGGGAGYWVGMPPGQVAPPLQPCMAVSPNPLRGTGSVLYSVPSPGPVTLEVYDVSGRLVGTLVDGFSPAGDKTAALDCSDLSAGVLLIRLECGKAAAVGRVVILR